The following coding sequences are from one Humulus lupulus chromosome X, drHumLupu1.1, whole genome shotgun sequence window:
- the LOC133806070 gene encoding guanine nucleotide exchange factor SPIKE 1-like, which translates to MCKHEFDARYQKPEDKLYIAQLYFPLIGQILDEMPVFYNLNAVEKREVLIVILQIVRNLDDASLVKAWQQSIARTRLFFKLMEECLSLFEHRRSADGMLMGSSSRSPVGDAPASPKYSDRLSPAGVTPAINNYLSEASRQEVRPQGTPENGYLWQIVNSQLSSPSQPYSLREALAQAQSSRIGASAQALRESLHPLLRQKLELWEENLSASVSLQVLEITEKFSTMVASHSIATDYGKLD; encoded by the exons ATGTGCAAGCATGAATTTGATGCTCGATACCAGAAGCCTGAAGATAAACTATATATTGCGCAACTGTATTTTCCTCTTATTGGCCAG ATTTTGGATGAGATGCCTGTTTTTTACAACCTTAATGCTGTTGAAAAGCGTGAAGTTCTCATAGTTATTTTGCAAATTGTGCGCAATCTTGATGATGCATCACTTGTGAAGGCATGGCAGCAGAGCATTGCAAGGACTAGATTATTTTTCAAACTCATGGAGGAATGCCTAAGTCTTTTTGAG CACAGAAGGTCTGCTGATGGCATGCTTATGGGTTCTAGTTCTCGTAGTCCTGTTGGGGATGCACCTGCTTCCCCTAAGTACTCTGATAGACTTTCTccggct ggcgttacaccggcAATCAACAATTATCTGTCTGAGGCATCAAGACAAGAAGTCAGA CCTCAGGGAACACCTGAAAATGGATATTTGTGGCAAATAGTAAATTCTCAGTTAAGTTCTCCTAGCCAGCCATATTCATTGAGAGAGGCTCTAGCTCAGGCACAATCTTCTAGAATTGGAGCTTCTGCTCAGGCTCTTAGAGAATCTTTGCACCCATTATTGAGGCAAAAACTG GAGCTCTGGGAAGAAAACTTGAGTGCTTCTGTTAGTCTTCAGGTTTTAGAAATTACTGAGAAGTTTTCCACAATGGTTGCTTCCCATAGTATTGCTACAGACTATGGAAAACTTGATTGA
- the LOC133806071 gene encoding uncharacterized protein LOC133806071 — protein sequence MPSVQPAAPATQSVNLAAEVARLREQLRLRDKALAHARKQAPPTFEGKIDPIVAEDWLRSVEAIFDHMELNDRQRVSCAVYLLKMDARIWWHTFSKKYYSAALLATNVDEFVTLVQGNLFVTNYAQKFNRLEKFAPEVVPTETLRAQRFIRGLKPMITRDVMMTSVELVSYAEVLDRELEAEYLEDRIWKDNAARRENY from the exons ATGCCATCAGTTCAACCTGCAGCTCCAGCAACACAATCTGTAAACTTGGCCGCAGAGGTAGCAAGGTTGAGAGAACAATTGAGGCTGAGAGATAAGGCATTGGCACATGCTAG AAAACAAGCCCCACCAACCTTTGAAGGGAAAATTGATCCAATAGTGGCAGAAGATTGGTTAAGATCGGTCGAGGCCATCTTCGATCATATGGAGTTGAATGATCGCCAGAGAGTCTCCTGTGCAGTTTATTTACTCAAGATGGATGCACGGATATGGTGGCAT ACTTTTAGCAAGAAGTACTATAGTGCGGCCTTGCTTGCAACCAATGTAGATGAGTTTGTAACCCTGGTACAAGGAAACCTATTTGTCACTAATTATGCACAAAAGTTCAATAGGTTGGAAAAATTTGCTCCTGAAGTTGTGCCAACTGAAACTCTGCGAGCCCAAAGGTTCATAAGGGGACTCAAGCCAATGATCACTAGGGATGTTATGATGACCAGTGTTGAATTGGTCAGTTATGCAGAAGTACTTGATAGAGAACTTGAAGCTGAATATTTGGAAGATcggatatggaaggataatgctgCCAGAAGGGAGAACTATTGA